From a region of the Flavobacterium branchiarum genome:
- the rsgA gene encoding ribosome small subunit-dependent GTPase A, whose protein sequence is MTGTVYKSTGSWYTVKTETGDFIECRMKGKFRIKGIKSTNPIAVGDVVDYELEESSDTVTGTIHNIHERKNYIVRKSVNLSHQMHIIASNIDCVFLLVTINNPPTTFNFIDRFLVTAEAYGIETILVFNKIDTFDEDTLDEQLYMQHVYQEIGYKCLRISSTEGKGVEELKGLMINKVTMFSGHSGVGKSTLVNAMEPSLHLKTKTISTASKQGQHTTTFAEMYDLSFGARIIDTPGIKGFGIVDMEKEEVSGYFPEFFKLKDQCKFNNCLHKDEPHCAIKAALERDEIAWSRYNSYLKILEGEDEHYRTDIHNEDRAASDETRK, encoded by the coding sequence ATGACAGGAACCGTATACAAATCTACAGGAAGTTGGTACACCGTAAAAACCGAAACAGGTGATTTTATAGAGTGTAGAATGAAAGGAAAGTTTAGGATAAAAGGTATTAAGAGTACCAATCCTATAGCTGTAGGGGATGTTGTGGATTATGAACTTGAAGAAAGTTCGGATACTGTAACAGGAACAATCCATAATATTCATGAAAGAAAGAACTACATTGTTCGTAAATCAGTGAATTTATCTCATCAGATGCATATTATTGCGTCTAATATTGATTGCGTGTTTTTATTAGTAACAATCAATAATCCACCAACTACATTTAATTTTATCGACCGTTTTTTGGTTACTGCCGAAGCATATGGTATTGAAACAATATTGGTTTTTAATAAAATTGATACTTTTGATGAAGACACACTTGATGAACAATTGTATATGCAACACGTATACCAAGAGATTGGTTATAAATGTTTGCGTATATCATCAACAGAAGGAAAAGGTGTTGAGGAGTTAAAAGGATTGATGATTAATAAGGTAACGATGTTCTCAGGGCATTCTGGAGTTGGAAAGTCGACTCTTGTAAATGCAATGGAGCCCAGCTTACATCTTAAAACCAAAACCATTTCGACAGCAAGTAAGCAAGGACAACATACAACTACATTTGCAGAAATGTATGACTTATCTTTTGGTGCACGTATTATTGATACGCCAGGTATTAAAGGATTTGGTATTGTTGATATGGAAAAAGAAGAAGTTAGTGGTTACTTTCCAGAATTTTTTAAACTAAAAGATCAGTGTAAATTCAATAACTGTTTGCATAAAGATGAACCGCATTGTGCTATAAAAGCAGCTCTTGAAAGAGATGAAATTGCATGGTCACGTTATAATAGCTATCTTAAAATCTTAGAAGGTGAAGACGAGCATTATCGTACAGATATTCACAATGAAGATCGTGCTGCTAGCGATGAAACTAGGAAATAA
- a CDS encoding bifunctional 3-deoxy-7-phosphoheptulonate synthase/chorismate mutase type II, whose product MENKKEMRSWLEAFKLEHPLVIAGPCSAETEDQVLKIAHELKDSDVSIFRAGIWKPRTRPGGFEGVGEIGLKWLQKAKAETGLLMGTEVATAAHCKLALEHDIDVLWVGARTTANPFAVQEIADTLKGTDKIVLIKNPVNPDLSLWLGGVERLHMAGIEKLGVIHRGFSTYEKTKYRNIPEWQIAIELQNKFPDLPLIIDPSHITGDRKMILEVTQEALDLNYDGMIIETHIDPDNAWSDAAQQVTPDALKQIFKDLRVRKTDDKTDEYSQKMSKLRANIDVLDANLLDLLGKRMKVADEIGQVKKDSNVAILQNSRWNEILGKMILEGEKKGLSEEFVLKMFKAIHQESISHQERILNA is encoded by the coding sequence ATGGAAAATAAGAAAGAAATGAGAAGTTGGTTAGAAGCATTCAAATTAGAACATCCGCTTGTAATAGCTGGACCTTGTAGTGCTGAAACTGAAGACCAAGTATTGAAAATTGCACATGAATTAAAAGATTCAGACGTAAGTATATTCAGAGCTGGAATTTGGAAACCAAGAACGCGTCCGGGAGGATTTGAAGGTGTAGGAGAAATTGGTTTGAAATGGTTGCAAAAAGCAAAAGCTGAAACTGGCTTATTAATGGGGACTGAAGTTGCAACTGCAGCACATTGTAAACTTGCTTTAGAGCATGATATCGATGTTTTATGGGTTGGTGCTCGTACTACAGCAAATCCGTTTGCTGTTCAAGAAATTGCAGATACTCTTAAAGGAACTGATAAAATAGTTTTGATTAAAAACCCTGTTAACCCAGATTTATCTTTGTGGTTAGGTGGTGTTGAACGTTTACATATGGCGGGAATCGAAAAACTAGGTGTAATACACAGAGGATTTTCGACTTACGAAAAAACGAAATACAGAAACATTCCAGAATGGCAGATTGCTATCGAATTGCAAAATAAATTCCCTGACTTACCTTTAATCATTGATCCATCTCATATTACTGGAGATCGTAAAATGATTCTTGAAGTAACTCAAGAGGCGTTAGATTTAAATTACGATGGTATGATTATCGAAACTCATATTGATCCAGATAACGCTTGGAGTGATGCTGCACAACAAGTAACTCCAGATGCTTTGAAACAAATTTTCAAAGATTTAAGAGTTAGAAAAACGGACGACAAAACGGATGAATATAGCCAAAAAATGTCAAAATTAAGAGCTAATATTGATGTTCTAGATGCTAATTTATTAGACTTGTTAGGAAAACGTATGAAAGTTGCTGACGAAATTGGTCAGGTGAAAAAAGACTCAAACGTTGCTATTCTTCAAAACAGCCGTTGGAATGAAATTCTTGGAAAAATGATTCTTGAAGGAGAGAAAAAAGGATTGTCTGAAGAGTTTGTACTTAAAATGTTTAAAGCAATTCACCAAGAAAGTATCAGTCACCAAGAGAGAATCCTTAACGCATAA
- a CDS encoding prephenate dehydrogenase yields the protein MNIHVIGIGLIGGSMVLDIKELYPEATIYGIDNNQTHLEEAIELGVIDKASTFDDLGTADFVIVSVPVDVALSVLPKVLDVIGDKTIVFEVGSTKKPICEAVANHPKRRNFIATHPIAGTEFSGPSAAIKGLFKGKTNIICEVEKTTFKLQEKALKLFAAIGMRIRYMDPKSHDKHIAYVSHLSHISSFMLGKTVINKEKDEQDIFDMAGSGFESTVRLAKSSPAMWTPIFKQNKKQVIETLEEYISNLTQFKDLLVADDYNAIYEEMESVNKIKEILNGITTKK from the coding sequence ATGAATATACACGTAATAGGAATAGGGTTAATAGGCGGTTCGATGGTTTTAGATATCAAAGAATTATATCCTGAAGCTACTATTTACGGAATTGATAATAACCAAACGCATTTAGAGGAAGCAATTGAGTTGGGGGTTATTGATAAGGCATCTACTTTTGATGATTTGGGAACTGCCGATTTTGTAATTGTTTCGGTTCCAGTAGATGTTGCATTAAGTGTTTTGCCTAAAGTTTTGGATGTAATTGGTGATAAAACAATCGTTTTTGAAGTGGGATCAACTAAAAAACCAATTTGTGAAGCAGTAGCGAATCATCCGAAAAGAAGAAATTTTATTGCGACACATCCAATAGCAGGAACAGAATTCTCTGGACCTTCGGCAGCGATAAAAGGACTCTTTAAAGGGAAAACAAATATTATTTGCGAGGTCGAAAAAACCACTTTTAAATTGCAAGAAAAGGCTCTGAAGCTTTTTGCAGCAATAGGGATGCGCATACGATATATGGATCCAAAATCGCATGATAAACATATTGCTTACGTGTCGCATCTGTCACATATAAGTTCGTTTATGCTTGGGAAAACGGTTATAAATAAGGAGAAAGACGAACAGGATATTTTTGATATGGCGGGAAGTGGATTTGAAAGTACCGTTCGTTTGGCGAAAAGTTCACCAGCAATGTGGACACCAATTTTTAAACAAAATAAAAAACAGGTAATTGAAACCTTAGAAGAATACATATCAAATCTAACTCAGTTTAAAGACTTGCTGGTTGCAGATGATTATAATGCCATTTATGAGGAAATGGAAAGTGTGAATAAAATAAAAGAAATATTAAACGGAATTACTACTAAAAAATAA
- a CDS encoding pyridoxal phosphate-dependent aminotransferase gives MITTAKRLDVVEEYYFSSKLREVRQLQSEGKPIINMGIGSPDLKPSKAVIEAVVSAMQDENAHQYQSYQGLPELRKGMADFYQNNYGVTLNPTNEILPLMGSKEGIMHISLAFLNEGDHVLIPNPGYPTYTSVTNLVGAVPVYYDLKENTNWEPDFEALEKLDLSKVKIMWLGYPHMPTGARGSLELFEKLIAFAKKHTILLINDNPYSFVLNDKPMSLLQIEGAKDVALELNSLSKTFNMAGWRVGMVLGNPVTIDAILKVKSNMDSGMFYGIQKGAIAALNCEKSWFEEQNVIYKRRRELTEKLAEKLGCKVYKEGVGLFVWAKLPEGIESAEKFIDEILIEKHIFITPGTIFGSNGEGYIRFSLCVKEDKVQEAIDRF, from the coding sequence ATGATTACAACAGCAAAAAGATTAGATGTCGTAGAGGAATACTACTTTTCTTCAAAACTTAGAGAAGTAAGACAACTACAATCAGAAGGCAAGCCAATTATCAATATGGGAATTGGAAGTCCTGATTTAAAACCTTCTAAAGCAGTTATCGAAGCAGTAGTTTCGGCAATGCAAGATGAAAATGCGCATCAGTATCAAAGTTATCAAGGATTGCCAGAGTTGAGAAAAGGAATGGCCGATTTTTACCAGAATAATTATGGTGTAACTCTAAATCCTACTAATGAAATTTTGCCATTGATGGGGTCAAAAGAGGGAATTATGCATATTTCATTGGCATTTTTGAATGAAGGTGATCATGTTTTAATTCCGAATCCAGGATATCCAACATATACTTCGGTAACCAATTTGGTTGGAGCAGTTCCGGTTTATTATGATTTGAAAGAGAATACGAATTGGGAGCCCGATTTTGAAGCTCTAGAGAAATTAGATCTTTCTAAAGTAAAAATTATGTGGTTGGGTTATCCTCACATGCCTACGGGAGCAAGAGGAAGCTTGGAGTTATTTGAAAAATTGATTGCTTTTGCTAAAAAACATACTATTTTATTGATTAATGATAATCCGTATAGTTTTGTTTTGAATGATAAACCAATGAGTTTGTTACAAATTGAAGGAGCAAAGGATGTAGCATTAGAGCTTAATTCATTGAGTAAGACCTTTAATATGGCTGGATGGAGAGTTGGAATGGTTTTAGGTAATCCTGTAACGATTGATGCTATTTTGAAAGTGAAAAGTAATATGGACAGCGGTATGTTCTACGGAATCCAGAAAGGAGCCATTGCTGCATTAAATTGCGAGAAATCATGGTTTGAAGAGCAGAATGTAATTTACAAACGCCGAAGAGAATTAACCGAAAAGCTTGCGGAAAAACTAGGATGCAAAGTATATAAAGAAGGAGTTGGGCTTTTTGTTTGGGCAAAGCTTCCGGAAGGAATAGAATCGGCAGAAAAGTTCATTGACGAAATTTTAATTGAGAAACATATTTTCATCACGCCGGGAACAATCTTCGGAAGTAACGGAGAAGGTTATATTAGGTTTTCGTTGTGTGTGAAAGAGGATAAAGTACAGGAAGCAATAGATCGATTTTAA
- a CDS encoding prephenate dehydratase → MTTKIAIQGIKGSFHHQVVNEYFSGNVDIDECLSFEELIDSVLSGKSDQAVMAIENSIAGPIIPNYALIDKNNLHIIGEHYLSIHQNLMALKGQKIEDITEVHSHPMALLQCMDFLKKYPNVKLVEDKDTAETARRIQEKQLTGIAAIGSKTASVMYDLEILAPEIQTIKNNMTRFVIIKKENSFLPTKEINRASIKFELNHKRGSLAAVLNVMSDCKLNLTKIQSLPKIETPWKYSFFVDVTFEDYEDYAKAKSLIEIMAEYFKVLGEYKNTKP, encoded by the coding sequence ATGACAACAAAAATTGCAATACAAGGTATTAAAGGCTCATTTCATCATCAGGTAGTGAATGAGTATTTCTCTGGAAACGTGGATATTGACGAGTGTTTATCGTTTGAGGAATTAATTGACAGCGTGCTTTCTGGGAAATCAGATCAGGCAGTAATGGCAATCGAGAATTCAATCGCAGGGCCAATTATTCCGAATTATGCCTTGATAGACAAGAATAATTTGCACATAATTGGAGAGCATTATTTAAGCATTCACCAAAATTTAATGGCTCTAAAAGGTCAGAAAATAGAGGATATTACAGAGGTTCATTCACATCCAATGGCATTATTACAATGTATGGATTTCTTGAAAAAATATCCAAATGTAAAATTGGTAGAGGATAAAGATACTGCCGAAACTGCAAGAAGAATTCAGGAAAAACAATTAACTGGAATTGCAGCAATTGGAAGTAAAACGGCTTCGGTTATGTATGATTTAGAAATTCTGGCGCCAGAAATTCAGACGATCAAAAACAATATGACCCGCTTTGTAATAATTAAGAAAGAGAATTCTTTTTTGCCTACAAAGGAGATTAACAGAGCATCGATAAAATTCGAATTAAATCATAAACGTGGCAGTTTAGCGGCGGTTTTAAATGTAATGAGCGATTGCAAACTGAATTTAACAAAAATTCAATCGTTGCCAAAAATAGAGACACCTTGGAAATATTCCTTTTTCGTAGATGTAACTTTTGAAGATTACGAAGATTATGCAAAGGCAAAATCACTAATAGAAATTATGGCGGAATATTTTAAAGTTTTAGGAGAGTATAAAAACACGAAACCTTAA